Proteins from one Listeria weihenstephanensis genomic window:
- a CDS encoding Cof-type HAD-IIB family hydrolase gives MIKVIASDMDGTLLNSKIQVDEDGVKAIELARAKGIHFVLCTGRMYDDATQLINHANLYAPAICMNGAEIRDEHGKILKQIPIDKPSARKTYQVLKDLGMYCEFFTDIGPISPNKDKGIELMKEIQHKVHPELSKEEVHRYVEERFESKDVHVIDDPERLFQNDEITILKFIAFSSDQVVLKKAKDTLEAEGNLAVSSSFSDNIEITHIDAQKGLSLQYYVEQMGVTMDETFAIGDNFNDVSMLKMAGYSVAMGNAEPAVKKLAKYETDSNDEHGVATAIHKMLESNH, from the coding sequence ATGATAAAAGTAATTGCTTCAGATATGGACGGCACCTTGCTTAACTCAAAAATCCAAGTGGACGAAGACGGGGTAAAAGCGATTGAACTGGCTCGGGCGAAAGGGATTCACTTTGTCCTATGTACTGGTCGGATGTACGATGACGCGACGCAACTCATCAACCATGCTAATCTTTATGCACCAGCAATCTGCATGAACGGCGCTGAAATCCGCGACGAACATGGCAAAATTCTTAAACAAATCCCAATTGACAAACCATCTGCGCGAAAGACGTACCAAGTTTTGAAAGATTTGGGTATGTACTGTGAGTTTTTCACCGATATTGGTCCAATTTCACCGAATAAAGATAAAGGTATTGAACTAATGAAGGAAATTCAACACAAGGTTCATCCTGAATTAAGCAAAGAAGAGGTTCACCGCTACGTCGAGGAACGCTTTGAAAGTAAAGATGTTCACGTAATCGATGACCCAGAACGTCTTTTCCAAAATGACGAAATTACGATTTTGAAGTTCATCGCTTTTTCTTCGGATCAAGTCGTGCTCAAAAAGGCGAAAGATACGCTTGAAGCAGAGGGAAACTTAGCGGTCAGCTCTTCTTTTTCTGATAATATCGAAATAACGCATATCGATGCTCAAAAAGGTCTTTCTTTACAATATTATGTGGAACAAATGGGCGTGACGATGGATGAAACCTTTGCGATTGGTGATAACTTCAATGATGTCTCGATGCTAAAAATGGCTGGATATAGCGTTGCAATGGGCAATGCAGAACCCGCTGTTAAAAAGCTAGCGAAATATGAAACAGATTCCAATGACGAGCATGGCGTTGCAACTGCGATCCACAAGATGCTTGAATCAAATCATTAA
- a CDS encoding DoxX family protein: MNKYGILIVRVLLGGIMFLHGLQKFTNGIGGTVQFFDSLGIPSFMAYVVALIELVGGLALVFGVLVPYVSALFIGVLGVAIVTVKFSSGFLGGYEPEFVLLVLAIVTLLTGSFKKVFQWIPATTEK, from the coding sequence ATGAATAAATACGGTATTTTGATTGTTCGGGTTTTGCTAGGGGGCATCATGTTCCTGCACGGATTGCAAAAATTCACAAATGGAATTGGCGGGACGGTCCAGTTTTTTGATAGCTTAGGGATTCCAAGCTTCATGGCGTACGTGGTGGCATTGATTGAACTAGTTGGCGGATTGGCGCTTGTTTTTGGTGTATTGGTGCCATATGTTTCGGCACTATTTATCGGTGTGTTAGGCGTGGCCATCGTGACCGTGAAATTCTCGAGCGGATTCCTCGGTGGATATGAGCCAGAATTCGTATTATTGGTACTCGCAATCGTAACGTTGCTTACAGGATCGTTTAAAAAGGTATTTCAATGGATTCCTGCTACGACGGAGAAATAA
- a CDS encoding sugar O-acetyltransferase, with the protein MMTEREKMISGELYRAGDAELVADRERARHLCAAINGVVSDKDEREKPIRELLGMAGKDVYMEPNVRCDYGYNIEVGDYFYANFDCVFLDCAPIKIGNNCMFAPGVHVYTAYHPLDADERNSGLELAKAVTIGNNVWVGGRSVINPGINIGDNAVIGSGSVVTKDVPANAVVAGNPARVIRQLDKQEGNAR; encoded by the coding sequence ATGATGACAGAACGTGAAAAGATGATTAGTGGCGAATTATACCGAGCGGGGGACGCGGAACTTGTAGCAGACCGAGAACGAGCGCGGCATTTATGTGCAGCGATAAACGGTGTTGTGAGTGATAAGGATGAACGCGAGAAACCCATTCGTGAATTGTTAGGTATGGCGGGTAAAGACGTTTATATGGAGCCGAATGTGCGTTGTGATTACGGTTATAACATTGAAGTCGGCGATTATTTTTATGCGAATTTCGATTGCGTGTTCCTTGATTGCGCACCAATCAAGATCGGGAATAACTGCATGTTCGCACCAGGTGTACATGTGTATACAGCATATCATCCACTCGACGCGGACGAACGAAATAGTGGGCTTGAACTCGCTAAAGCCGTGACGATCGGCAATAACGTCTGGGTTGGCGGTCGCAGTGTCATTAATCCTGGAATTAATATTGGTGATAATGCGGTCATTGGTTCAGGTTCGGTCGTAACCAAAGATGTACCAGCCAATGCCGTTGTAGCAGGAAATCCAGCGCGTGTTATTCGTCAATTAGACAAACAGGAGGGCAACGCAAGATGA
- a CDS encoding DUF5327 family protein, protein MTVSDQALFAKMERELNLAKTASSEQAKQLHLHGLAVLIEVMRTQEVEVKQTASFSSSMEYQAMTGELPVAKPVTLGAEKVEIEDGSNGDSLLDF, encoded by the coding sequence ATGACAGTGTCTGACCAAGCCCTTTTTGCAAAAATGGAACGAGAATTAAATCTGGCCAAAACAGCATCATCAGAACAAGCGAAACAATTACATTTGCACGGATTAGCAGTATTAATAGAAGTTATGCGCACTCAAGAAGTAGAAGTAAAACAAACAGCAAGTTTCAGCTCAAGCATGGAGTACCAAGCGATGACAGGCGAATTGCCAGTCGCCAAACCAGTGACGCTCGGTGCTGAAAAAGTAGAAATAGAAGATGGATCGAATGGCGATTCATTGTTAGACTTTTAG
- a CDS encoding DUF423 domain-containing protein gives MRKMLILGAIFAGLAVGIGAFGAHALKETLGSYHTTFETGVQYQMFHATAILVVGLLLGKMDRGLLRTAGYLFATGIVLFSGSLYVLSITKVSVLGAVTPLGGVAFIAGWICFIIAVAKDKPTL, from the coding sequence ATGCGAAAAATGTTAATTTTAGGTGCAATATTTGCAGGTTTAGCCGTGGGAATTGGCGCTTTTGGGGCGCATGCTTTGAAAGAAACACTCGGCAGCTACCATACAACCTTTGAAACCGGTGTACAATACCAAATGTTCCACGCAACAGCTATTCTAGTCGTAGGTTTATTACTCGGAAAAATGGATCGGGGCTTACTTAGAACAGCAGGATATTTATTTGCAACGGGAATCGTGTTGTTTTCAGGAAGTTTATACGTGCTCAGTATTACAAAAGTATCCGTACTCGGCGCTGTAACACCACTTGGAGGCGTTGCATTTATCGCAGGATGGATTTGTTTTATTATCGCTGTAGCAAAGGATAAACCCACTCTGTAA